The Candidatus Manganitrophaceae bacterium region AGCGATGGAAGATTCAATCAAATATGCCAAAGAGCGAGCTCAGTTCGGACATCCGATCGGCGATTTTCAGGCGATCCAATGGAAGCTCTCCGACATGGCGACCGAAATTGAGGCGGCGCGGCTCCTGATCTATCGCGCCGCCCTCTTGAAAGATGCCGGGGAAGCGTACAAGCAGGCGGCGTCGGAGGCGAAGCTCTTCGCATCGGAGGTCGCGATGAGGGCGACGACGCAGGCGATCCAAATTCATGGCGGCTCCGGCTACCTGAAAGATTATCCGGTCGAGCGATACTTTCGGGATGCCAAGCTGTGCGAGATCGGCGAGGGGACGTCGGAGATCCAGAGACAGATCATCGCAAAGGGACTTCTCTCGTGACCGATCGACGGACCGATCGATCGGCGTCTATTCGATCCATCCTCAAAGGAAATGTCCGCGCGGCCTCTCAACTTCTCACCCTTGTCCAAAATCAAAGCTCCTCGGCCCGCCCCATACTTAAAGCCTTATTTCCCCACACCGGCAAGGCGCGTCTTATCGGGATCACCGGTCCGGCCGGCGCTGGAAAAAGCACACTGATCAATCAATTGATCACCGCCTTCCGGGAAAAAAAGCAATCGGTCGGGGTGCTGGCCGTCGATCCGACCAGTCCCTTCTCGGGGGGCGCCCTTCTGGGAGACCGTCTCCGGATGCAGCCGCACTTTCTCGACCGGGATGTTTTTATCCGAAGCCTCGCGACACGCGGCGCGTGGGGCGGGCTCAGTCCGGCCCTCTTTGAGGCGATCCATGTCCTCGACGCGATGGGAAAAGAGATCATTTTAATTGAGACGGTCGGCGTCGGGCAAGACGAGGTGGAAATTGCGCGGCTGGCCGATGTCGTCGTGTTGGTCTTGGCCCCCGGCATGGGGGATGAGGTGCAGATGATGAAGGCGGGGCTCCTGGAGATCGGCGATGCGGTGGTCGTCAATAAGGGAGATCTCAAAGAGGCGCGGTGGCTTTATCATCAACTCAAAGAGACCCTTTCGGACCGGCCGCTGCTGCGGGTGATCGCCGACCGGGGGGAGGGTATTCCGGCTTTGATCACCGAAATTGAAAAGCAGCTGGAGACCGAGCCTGCGCCGGCACGGCGGCGGGGCTTTGTCCGGGAGGAGCTCCGCACCCTTTTAAGAGAGCATCTTGGGAATGTAATCGATCAGGTTTCTTTTAATGAGAAAGAGATTGAATCGGTTTTACTTCGGAGGCGAGATCCGTATCGTCTGATCCGCTCCTGGATAAAAAGAAGCGGGGTTAAGACTTTTTCTTCAACTCCATGATCACCATTTTTGCCAGCTCTTTCAACGTATCGAAAACCCCTTTGCCGGTCGCAGCAACCCCTTCAAAAGAAGGAACCCCCCGTGGATTGAGGACGCGATTCAGCTCCTCTACCGGAACGACATTCGGGAGGTCCCGCTTGTTATATTGAATGACAAAGGGCATCGCATCGAGGTTCAGTCCTTGGTCTTTCAGGTTCTTTCGCAGGTTTTCCAAACTTTCGATGTTGGCTTCCATCCGCTCCACTTGAGAGTCGGCGACGAAGATCACACCGTCCACCCCCCGCAGAATCAGCTTGCGGCTCGCATCGTAAAAGACTTGGCCCGGCACGGTATAAAGATGAAAGCGGACCTTAAATCCTTTGATGTTGCCGAGTGCCAGTGGAAGAAAATCGAAGAAGAGGGTCCGCTCCGTTTCGGTGGCCAGCGAGATCATCTTCCCCTTGCTGTCGGGATTGGTCTTCTTATAAATATAGATGAGGTTCGTCGTCTTGCCGCAGAGCCCCGGACCGTAGTAAACGATCTTGCAGTTGATCTCACGGGCTGAATAGTTGATGAACGACATCTAATCGTTACTCCATCGAAGAGGCCACGGTCCTGTCGCGTGGCATGCGATCTTCCCCTGAGCCGCTTGGCCGGCCCCGTTTGGGTAAATCATCCGAACAATCGGTCGATATCATCTTCCGTAATTTCTGAGAAGGGCGAATGACTATTCCGCGTCTCTTTTTCTTTATCGGCTTTGTCGATCAGCTTTGCGAAAATCTGCGAGAGCGCCTCGGAGCTCTTTTTGACCCTCAGTCGGACCAACCCCAAGGAGGAACGTTGATCGAAGATCA contains the following coding sequences:
- a CDS encoding GTPase domain-containing protein; this encodes MSFINYSAREINCKIVYYGPGLCGKTTNLIYIYKKTNPDSKGKMISLATETERTLFFDFLPLALGNIKGFKVRFHLYTVPGQVFYDASRKLILRGVDGVIFVADSQVERMEANIESLENLRKNLKDQGLNLDAMPFVIQYNKRDLPNVVPVEELNRVLNPRGVPSFEGVAATGKGVFDTLKELAKMVIMELKKKS
- the meaB gene encoding methylmalonyl Co-A mutase-associated GTPase MeaB translates to MTDRRTDRSASIRSILKGNVRAASQLLTLVQNQSSSARPILKALFPHTGKARLIGITGPAGAGKSTLINQLITAFREKKQSVGVLAVDPTSPFSGGALLGDRLRMQPHFLDRDVFIRSLATRGAWGGLSPALFEAIHVLDAMGKEIILIETVGVGQDEVEIARLADVVVLVLAPGMGDEVQMMKAGLLEIGDAVVVNKGDLKEARWLYHQLKETLSDRPLLRVIADRGEGIPALITEIEKQLETEPAPARRRGFVREELRTLLREHLGNVIDQVSFNEKEIESVLLRRRDPYRLIRSWIKRSGVKTFSSTP